In Pseudomonas sp. LRP2-20, the genomic window GAATGCCGAACACATACTCGACACCTTCGTTTTCCAGGCATTGCACAACGACATCGGCGGCCTTGGCCATCTTGCTTGTAACCTCAAGTGATCGGACGGTGGAAGTCCAGAAATGCGCAGCACGGTACGCTGGCATCGCTCGATTCGGGGGCCAGGATTGCCCCGAACTTAAGTCTTGACGCAGCCTAAGCGCGAACAAGTCACGTTAATTTGCGAGAAATATTGTCGCACCGTACGAACGGTGCCGATAGGAGGATACAGACAAAAGACATTTGGCTGCAGTGCCAAAGCGCCGCATTAGCGAAGGGCGGAAAAGACAAAACCCCTACCTGCATGCGCAGATAGGGGTTTTGCGAAATGAATCTTGACGATGACCTACTCTCACATGGGGAAACCCCACACTACCATCGGCGATGCATCGTTTCACTACTGAGTTCGGGATGGGATCAGGTGGTTCCAATGCTCTATGGTCGTCAAGAAATTCTGTAGCCAGAATGTCCCGTTGGACAGCCCAGCGAATTCGGATATGCGATATTTGTGATGTTGCTGCGAACTTTCGGTTCGTTTCGTCTTCACCACCGCAATCTGCGCTAGCAAATTGCTTGGGTGTTATATGGTCAAGCCTCACGGGCAATTAGTATTGGTTAGCTCAACGCCTCACAGCGCTTACACACCCAACCTATCAACGTCGTAGTCTTCGACGGCCCTTTAGGGGATTCAAGATCCCAGTGAGATCTCATCTTGAGGCAAGTTTCCCGCTTAGATGCTTTCAGCGGTTATCTCTTCCGAACATAGCTACCCGGCAATGCCACTGGCGTGACAACCGGAACACCAGAGGTTCGTCCACTCCGGTCCTCTCGTACTAGGAGCAGCCCCTCTCAAATCTCAAACGTCCACGGCAGATAGGGACCGAACTGTCTCACGACGTTCTAAACCCAGCTCGCGTACCACTTTAAATGGCGAACAGCCATACCCTTGGGACCGGCTTCAGCCCCAGGATGTGATGAGCCGACATCGAGGTGCCAAACACCGCCGTCGATATGAACTCTTGGGCGGTATCAGCCTGTTATCCCCGGAGTACCTTTTATCCGTTGAGCGATGGCCCTTCCATACAGAACCACCGGATCACTAAGACCTACTTTCGTACCTGCTCGACGTGTTTGTCTCGCAGTCAAGCGCGCTTTTGCCTTTATACTCTACGACCGATTTCCGACCGGTCTGAGCGCACCTTCGTACTCCTCCGTTACTCTTTGGGAGGAGACCGCCCCAGTCAAACTACCCACCATACACTGTCCTCGATCCGGATAACGGACCTGAGTTAGAACCTCAAAGTTGCCAGGGTGGTATTTCAAGGATGGCTCCATGAGAACTGGCGTCCCCACTTCAAAGCCTCCCACCTATCCTACACAAGCAAATTCAAAGTCCAGTGCAAAGCTATAGTAAAGGTTCACGGGGTCTTTCCGTCTAGCCGCGGATACACTGCATCTTCACAGCGATTTCAATTTCACTGAGTCTCGGGTGGAGACAGCGCCGCCATCGTTACGCCATTCGTGCAGGTCGGAACTTACCCGACAAGGAATTTCGCTACCTTAGGACCGTTATAGTTACGGCCGCCGTTTACCGGGGCTTCGATCAAGAGCTTCGCTTGCGCTAACCCCATCAATTAACCTTCCGGCACCGGGCAGGCGTCACACCCTATACGTCCACTTTCGTGTTTGCAGAGTGCTGTGTTTTTAATAAACAGTCGCAGCGGCCTGGTATCTTCGACCGGCATGGGCTTACGGAGCAAGTCCTTCACCCTCGCCGGCGCACCTTCTCCCGAAGTTACGGTGCCATTTTGCCTAGTTCCTTCACCCGAGTTCTCTCAAGCGCCTTGGTATTCTCTACCTAACCACCTGTGTCGGTTTGGGGTACGGTTCCCAGTTATCTGAAGCTTAGGAGCTTTTCTTGGAAGCATGGCATCAACCACTTCGCGCTCTAAAGAGCACTCGTCATCAGCTCTCGGCCTTGAAATCCCGGATTTGCCTAAGATTTCAGCCTACCACCTTAAACTTGGACAACCAACGCCAAGCTGGCCTAGCCTTCTCCGTCCCTCCATCGCAATAACTGGAAGTACAGGAATATTAACCTGTTTTCCATCGACTACGCTTTTCAGCCTCGCCTTAGGGACCGACTAACCCTGCGTCGATTAACGTTGCGCAGGAAACCTTGGTCTTTCGGCGTGCGAGTTTTTCACTCGCATTGTCGTTACTCATGTCAGCATTCGCACTTCTGATACCTCCAGCAAGCTTCTCAACTCACCTTCACAGGCTTACAGAACGCTCCTCTACCGCATCACCCTAAGGTGATACCCGTAGCTTCGGTGCATGGTTTGAGCCCCGTTACATCTTCCGCGCAGGCCGACTCGACTAGTGAGCTATTACGCTTTCTTTAAAGGATGGCTGCTTCTAAGCCAACCTCCTAGCTGTCTAAGCCTTCCCACATCGTTTCCCACTTAACCATGACTTTGGGACCTTAGCTGACGGTCTGGGTTGTTTCCCTTTTCACGACGGACGTTAGCACCCGCCGTGTGTCTCCCATGCTCGGCACTTGTAGGTATTCGGAGTTTGCATCGGTTTGGTAAGTCGGGATGACCCCCTAGCCGAAACAGTGCTCTACCCCCTACAGTGATACATGAGGCGCTACCTAAATAGCTTTCGAGGAGAACCAGCTATCTCCGAGCTTGATTAGCCTTTCACTCCGATCCACAGGTCATCCGCTAACTTTTCAACGGTAGTCGGTTCGGTCCTCCAGTCAGTGTTACCTAACCTTCAACCTGCCCATGGATAGATCGCCCGGTTTCGGGTCTATACCCAGCGACTAAACGCCCTATTAAGACTCGCTTTCGCTACGCCTCCCCTATTCGGTTAAGCTCGCCACTGAATATAAGTCGCTGACCCATTATACAAAAGGTACGCAGTCACCTAACAAGTAGGCTCCCACTGCTTGTACGCATACGGTTTCAGGTTCTATTTCACTCCCCTCTCCGGGGTTCTTTTCGCCTTTCCCTCACGGTACTGGTTCACTATCGGTCAGTCAGTAGTATTTAGCCTTGGAGGATGGTCCCCCCATGTTCAGACAAAGTTTCTCGTGCTCCGTCCTACTCGATTTCATTGACAAGAGATTTTCGTGTACGGGGCTATCACCCACTATGGCCGCACTTTCCAGAGCGTTCCACTAATCTCAAATCAACTTAAGGGCTGGTCCCCGTTCGCTCGCCACTACTAAGGGAATCTCGGTTGATTTCTTTTCCTCAGGGTACTTAGATGTTTCAGTTCCCCTGGTTCGCCTCTTGCACCTATGTATTCAGTACAAGATACTCAGCTTATGCTGAGTGGGTTCCCCCATTCAGAGATCTCTGGATCACAGTCTGTTTGCCGACTCCCCAAAGCTTATCGCAGGCTACCACGTCTTTCATCGCCTCTGACTGCCAAGGCATCCACCGTATGCGCTTCTTCACTTGACCATATAACCCCAAGCAATCTGGTTATACTGTGAAGACGACATTCGCCGAAAATTCGCATGTTGCTCATTGCTGAGCAGAACTCACAAATTTTACCTTAGCCTGATCCACCAGCAGTGAAACTGGTGTTCAGTCTATATCTATCACATATCCGAATTTTTAAAGAACGATCTGACAGAAGTCAGAAATCAACATTCGATCTGAATGCTCATTTCTAAGCTCTGATCAACTGTGCCTTCAACCATGAATCAAGCAATTCGTGTGGGAGCTCATCAGCAGGCTGATGTCGTCGATTAAGGAGGTGATCCAGCCGCAGGTTCCCCTACGGCTACCTTGTTACGACTTCACCCCAGTCATGAATCACACCGTGGTAACCGTCCTCCCGAAGGTTAGACTAGCTACTTCTGGTGCAACCCACTCCCATGGTGTGACGGGCGGTGTGTACAAGGCCCGGGAACGTATTCACCGCGACATTCTGATTCGCGATTACTAGCGATTCCGACTTCACGCAGTCGAGTTGCAGACTGCGATCCGGACTACGATCGGTTTTGTGAGATTAGCTCCACCTCGCGGCTTGGCAACCCTCTGTACCGACCATTGTAGCACGTGTGTAGCCCAGGCCGTAAGGGCCATGATGACTTGACGTCATCCCCACCTTCCTCCGGTTTGTCACCGGCAGTCTCCTTAGAGTGCCCACCATAACGTGCTGGTAACTAAGGACAAGGGTTGCGCTCGTTACGGGACTTAACCCAACATCTCACGACACGAGCTGACGACAGCCATGCAGCACCTGTGTCAGAGTTCCCGAAGGCACCAATCCATCTCTGGAAAGTTCTCTGCATGTCAAGGCCTGGTAAGGTTCTTCGCGTTGCTTCGAATTAAACCACATGCTCCACCGCTTGTGCGGGCCCCCGTCAATTCATTTGAGTTTTAACCTTGCGGCCGTACTCCCCAGGCGGTCAACTTAATGCGTTAGCTGCGCCACTAAAATCTCAAGGATTCCAACGGCTAGTTGACATCGTTTACGGCGTGGACTACCAGGGTATCTAATCCTGTTTGCTCCCCACGCTTTCGCACCTCAGTGTCAGTATCAGTCCAGGTGGTCGCCTTCGCCACTGGTGTTCCTTCCTATATCTACGCATTTCACCGCTACACAGGAAATTCCACCACCCTCTACCGTACTCTAGCTTGCCAGTTTTGGATGCAGTTCCCAGGTTGAGCCCGGGGCTTTCACATCCAACTTAACAAACCACCTACGCGCGCTTTACGCCCAGTAATTCCGATTAACGCTTGCACCCTCTGTATTACCGCGGCTGCTGGCACAGAGTTAGCCGGTGCTTATTCTGTCGGTAACGTCAAAACAGCAAGGTATTAACTTACTGCCCTTCCTCCCAACTTAAAGTGCTTTACAATCCGAAGACCTTCTTCACACACGCGGCATGGCTGGATCAGGCTTTCGCCCATTGTCCAATATTCCCCACTGCTGCCTCCCGTAGGAGTCTGGACCGTGTCTCAGTTCCAGTGTGACTGATCATCCTCTCAGACCAGTTACGGATCGTCGCCTTGGTGAGCCATTACCCCACCAACTAGCTAATCCGACCTAGGCTCATCTGATAGCGCAAGGCCCGAAGGTCCCCTGCTTTCTCCCGTAGGACGTATGCGGTATTAGCGTTCCTTTCGAAACGTTGTCCCCCACTACCAGGCAGATTCCTAGGCATTACTCACCCGTCCGCCGCTGAATCAAGGAGCAAGCTCCCGTCATCCGCTCGACTTGCATGTGTTAGGCCTGCCGCCAGCGTTCAATCTGAGCCATGATCAAACTCTTCAGTTCAATACTGCTTGGGTTTTTAAGAAACCCTAAACTTGGCTCAGCAATCTCAAATGACTATGTGATTTCTCGCATGGCCACTTGTGATGCTGATAATCTTTGTGACTATCAGTCCGTACTCACAAGCACCCACACGAATTGCTTGATTCGATTTGTTAAAGAGCGTTTGGTTAAGAGCCTTTCGTCTCAACCGAGGCGCGCATTCTACGCCTTCCTCATTTGCTGTCAAGCGATTATTTTGAAGTTTTTTCGAAGCTGCTTTCTTTCAAAAGCGTTCAACTTCAACAACTTACCGCCTGCCTCGTTGCGTTCAACGCTGCGAGGAGGCGAATAATACGCGCTTTGAAATCAGAGTCAACACCTTGATCTGAAAAAACTTTCGATCTTCTTCTGCGGCGACCTGGCAACTAAATGCATGAAGCACCGCTCTGTAGAGAAACAACCCGTGGAGCGTAACGGCCATGAGCAATGCCCAGAGCGAGAAGACCCCAGGCCTGTCGGCGGACGAAGAGAAGGAAGTCAGCCTCAACCAGCCGCCGCGGGCCGCGGTATTGCACGAGATCATTCGGGCCCAGGGCGACCTGGAACTGGAGCGCACCCTCGCGGCATTGTGGTGGTCCGCCCTGGCCGCAGGCCTGACCATGGGCCTGTCACTGATGGCCATGGGGCTGTTCTATGCCCGACTGCCTGAAGGTGACAGCGCGCAGGTCATTGCCAGCATCGGCTACAGCGCCGGCTTTCTTGCAGTGATCCTGGCACGCCAGCAATTGTTCACGGAAAACACCCTTACTGCCGTACTCCCCGTCATGACCACGCCTACCCTGGCCAACCTCGGGCGCTTGCTGCGGCTGTGGGGCGTGGTGCTGCTGGGCAATCTGGCGGGCACCTTGCTGGTGGCATGGGTCATGCTCGAACTGCCGATCTTCGACAGCAAGACCGACGTGGCCTTCCTCGAGGTCGGGCGCAAGGTGATGAAGAACGACATCAGCCAGATGTTCGCCAAAGGCATCGTTTCGGGCTGGATGATCGCTACCATGGTCTGGATGATCCCGTCGATGGAGCAGGCCAAGATCTGGATCATCCTGTTGATCACCTACCTGATGGCCCTGGGCGATTTCACCCATATCGTCGTCGGCTCAGTGGAGGTTTCGTACCTGGTGTGGGCCGGCGACGAAACCTGGCGCAGCTTCTGGCTGTCATTCGCCTTGCCGACCCTGGCCGGCAACATCATCGGCGGCAGCTGCATCTTCGCCCTGATCAGCCATGCTCAGGTACGCAGCGACAGCGGCAAACCACCATCGCAACTACTGAAGGAAGAAGAGCATCAGCACCGGGACTGAACTCAGCGCGCCGCCAGCGCCCGTTCGACCGCCCTGCCCCGCTGCCGCGCCGGATGCGGCTGCCACCAGTTCTGCCCCTCGTGAGGTGAATCGATGCTGACCCGCTCCCCCATCTGCGGCGTGCTCAGCCGCACCTGGGCCGCCGCTGCCAGGCTGACGATGCGTTCGAATGGTTCCTGCCAGCCGTGGATGGACAGATCGAAGGTGCCGTTATGGATTGGCAGCATCCAGCGCCCGAGCAGATCCAGATGCGCCTGCAGGCTTTGTTCAGGCTGCATGTGGACGTTGGGCCAGG contains:
- a CDS encoding formate/nitrite transporter family protein, encoding MSNAQSEKTPGLSADEEKEVSLNQPPRAAVLHEIIRAQGDLELERTLAALWWSALAAGLTMGLSLMAMGLFYARLPEGDSAQVIASIGYSAGFLAVILARQQLFTENTLTAVLPVMTTPTLANLGRLLRLWGVVLLGNLAGTLLVAWVMLELPIFDSKTDVAFLEVGRKVMKNDISQMFAKGIVSGWMIATMVWMIPSMEQAKIWIILLITYLMALGDFTHIVVGSVEVSYLVWAGDETWRSFWLSFALPTLAGNIIGGSCIFALISHAQVRSDSGKPPSQLLKEEEHQHRD